The Gemmatimonadaceae bacterium genome includes a region encoding these proteins:
- a CDS encoding ABC transporter permease, with amino-acid sequence MRLIHQIATVFRAIARSGRVDADLAEEMRFHLEREIQANIARGMSPDAARRAARLTFGSVDAVQETSRDERPGAAMREWVRDVRFGARLLRKSPAFGLTGVALVALGIGAATAIFSVVYGVMLQPLPFREPNRLVTIWLERHSARNYPAAADAIALRDLRDVFDDVSLFANVNLNLVGDCAPGGCEPQRLEGARVAPNLFSLLGVSAALGRTFTADEDQAGREHVVVLGDALWRAQFDAGPTIVGRQIRLNGSLYTVVGVMGPDFRYPSSDHQAWVPLVIRPAELTRTETENYKVVARLAPGATLPEARQAATSLAKRLAATYGVNVGAGMIVDSMLDDATREVRPFLTLLLAAVSFLLAIACLNLSSLFGARASARRGELAVRLALGATRPRVIAQAIAEAVPILALGAVLGVAVAQWAVRLFVMGVPAGVPRIENVAVSGPVLVVSLGLLVLTGLAASAAPAVQAWSSDFATMTKDGGRGSTAGRGRSIARRVVVGAQIAFAIPLLVGATMLIRSAINLTHVDPGFRPARITTLKFEVSRNEHPSDRDVADYYARLVDAVHAIPGVASVGLVNRIPLSGGQTNPVHIDHPTARPDELTNVDSRTVSPDYFETMGIALVAGRGFTEHDDADAPLVAIVDERLAREMWPGESAIGRRFREPPWAGRRWFSIVGVVRHVRAVGLDVDPLPQVYWSYRQWTQDRMVLAVRSATEAVVPVRPVIEAIRSVDAEQSVYDVQTMRRIVDESVASRRLVMRLMIGFSALALVLAAVGIYGVVAYGVTQRIREFGVRVALGATASEITRLAAWQGTSSALAGAAVGLVFAVGAAGAMRNLVFGVAPRDAISIVCATVLLLLVAFVASYIPAKQAGAVDPGITLRAE; translated from the coding sequence GTGAGACTCATCCACCAAATCGCAACGGTATTTCGTGCCATCGCCAGGAGCGGACGCGTCGACGCGGATCTGGCCGAGGAGATGCGCTTTCATCTCGAGCGCGAGATACAGGCGAATATCGCGCGTGGCATGTCGCCGGACGCGGCCCGCCGCGCAGCGCGGCTCACGTTCGGAAGCGTCGACGCCGTGCAGGAAACGTCACGCGATGAGCGCCCTGGCGCGGCGATGCGCGAGTGGGTGCGCGACGTGCGCTTCGGCGCGCGTCTGCTTCGGAAGTCGCCCGCGTTCGGTCTCACCGGTGTAGCGCTCGTAGCGCTTGGGATCGGCGCGGCGACGGCCATCTTCAGCGTCGTGTACGGCGTCATGCTGCAACCGCTGCCGTTTCGTGAGCCGAATCGCCTCGTGACCATCTGGCTGGAACGACACTCTGCGCGCAATTACCCCGCCGCGGCCGATGCAATCGCGCTCCGTGACCTCCGTGACGTCTTCGACGACGTATCGTTGTTCGCGAATGTGAATCTCAACCTGGTCGGCGATTGCGCTCCGGGCGGCTGCGAGCCGCAGCGACTCGAAGGCGCGCGGGTCGCGCCGAATCTCTTCTCCCTGCTCGGAGTCTCGGCGGCGCTCGGCCGCACCTTCACCGCGGACGAGGATCAGGCGGGGCGTGAGCACGTCGTCGTCCTGGGCGACGCGTTGTGGCGAGCGCAATTCGATGCCGGCCCGACCATCGTCGGGCGTCAGATTCGTCTCAACGGATCGCTGTACACGGTCGTCGGGGTCATGGGACCAGACTTCCGCTATCCGTCGAGCGACCACCAGGCGTGGGTGCCGCTCGTCATTCGGCCGGCCGAGCTCACGCGCACGGAAACAGAGAACTATAAAGTGGTTGCTCGCCTCGCGCCCGGCGCGACGCTGCCCGAGGCGCGTCAAGCGGCGACGTCTCTCGCCAAACGATTAGCAGCTACATATGGAGTGAACGTCGGTGCGGGGATGATCGTCGACTCGATGCTCGACGATGCCACACGCGAAGTACGCCCATTCCTGACACTGTTGCTGGCGGCGGTCTCATTTCTGCTCGCGATTGCTTGCCTCAATCTCTCGAGCTTGTTCGGGGCGCGCGCCAGCGCGCGGCGCGGCGAGCTTGCCGTGCGCCTCGCGCTCGGCGCGACGCGCCCGCGGGTGATCGCGCAGGCAATCGCCGAAGCCGTACCGATATTGGCGTTAGGTGCAGTGCTCGGCGTTGCCGTCGCTCAGTGGGCGGTGCGCCTGTTCGTCATGGGTGTTCCGGCGGGCGTGCCGCGCATCGAGAACGTCGCTGTGAGCGGGCCGGTCCTGGTTGTTTCGCTCGGGCTGCTGGTGTTGACGGGGTTGGCGGCGAGCGCGGCGCCGGCGGTGCAGGCGTGGAGCTCCGACTTCGCGACGATGACGAAGGACGGCGGCCGCGGTTCGACTGCAGGTCGAGGGCGGTCGATCGCGCGACGCGTCGTCGTTGGCGCACAGATCGCTTTCGCCATTCCGCTGCTGGTCGGCGCCACCATGTTGATCCGGAGCGCGATCAATCTCACGCATGTGGACCCCGGGTTCAGGCCGGCGCGCATAACGACACTGAAGTTCGAGGTGTCGCGCAACGAGCATCCGTCCGACCGTGACGTCGCCGACTACTACGCGCGCCTCGTCGACGCAGTGCATGCCATACCCGGCGTCGCGAGTGTCGGCCTCGTGAATCGCATTCCGCTCTCCGGCGGGCAGACGAATCCGGTGCACATCGATCATCCGACCGCCAGGCCGGACGAGCTCACGAACGTCGATTCGAGGACGGTGAGCCCGGATTATTTCGAGACGATGGGCATCGCGCTCGTCGCCGGCCGCGGATTCACGGAGCACGACGACGCCGACGCGCCTCTCGTGGCGATCGTGGACGAACGACTGGCGCGCGAGATGTGGCCGGGCGAGAGCGCGATCGGGAGGCGCTTCCGCGAACCACCGTGGGCCGGCCGTCGCTGGTTCAGCATCGTCGGGGTCGTTAGGCACGTGCGCGCCGTCGGCCTCGACGTCGATCCGTTGCCCCAGGTCTACTGGAGCTATCGACAGTGGACGCAGGACCGCATGGTCCTCGCCGTGCGCAGCGCGACCGAAGCTGTCGTACCGGTCCGGCCCGTGATCGAGGCGATTCGGTCGGTGGACGCGGAGCAGAGCGTCTACGACGTACAAACGATGCGTCGGATCGTCGATGAGTCGGTCGCGTCTCGCCGGTTGGTGATGCGCCTCATGATCGGATTCAGCGCGCTGGCGTTAGTGCTGGCGGCAGTCGGGATCTATGGTGTGGTCGCATACGGTGTGACTCAACGCATCCGCGAGTTCGGCGTCCGCGTCGCGCTCGGCGCAACGGCTTCTGAGATCACCCGGCTCGCCGCGTGGCAGGGCACGTCGTCGGCGCTTGCCGGCGCGGCGGTCGGGCTCGTGTTCGCGGTCGGTGCCGCGGGCGCAATGCGCAACCTCGTATTTGGTGTCGCGCCGCGCGACGCAATCAGCATCGTGTGCGCAACGGTGTTGTTGCTACTGGTCGCCTTCGTCGCGAGCTACATCCCGGCGAAACAGGCTGGAGCCGTGGATCCGGGCATTACGCTCAGGGCGGAATAG
- a CDS encoding PadR family transcriptional regulator, translating into MTKPTDLVQGTLDLLILRTIATEKLHGWAIAQRIQLLSKDVLQVNQGSLYPALQRLERQGWITADWGVSETSRRARFYRLTSAGRRRLEQERADWERLSAAISLVMRTA; encoded by the coding sequence GTGACCAAGCCCACTGACCTGGTTCAGGGCACCCTCGACCTCCTGATCCTCCGCACCATCGCCACCGAGAAGCTCCACGGCTGGGCGATCGCGCAGCGGATTCAACTGCTCTCAAAGGATGTCCTGCAGGTGAACCAGGGCTCGCTCTATCCCGCGCTCCAGCGACTCGAGCGCCAGGGCTGGATCACGGCCGATTGGGGCGTGTCCGAGACCAGCCGTCGCGCTCGATTCTATCGCCTAACGAGCGCCGGCCGGCGGCGCCTCGAGCAGGAACGTGCCGACTGGGAGCGACTCTCGGCCGCGATCTCGCTCGTGATGCGCACCGCGTAG